ATAttgggtggatataacgtcagtgttGTGTATAACCACTGGGGTATCGAGAACGACTTATGTCTATCTGACTATTAAACACAATAACTAGAATAAAAGATATATGTCTGACAAACTCTTACATAAGAATCGGTTAATTaatttcagtataatgtaagtTACTAGTTTTGTCATttagacatgtacatgtaaataacggTTACACATGTTTAATTGACTAAATTAATAGCTTATATTAGGGAGATCtgaatgtacattttttgtgtACGACTAGCCGGCTTTTAATTAACATTAGGTCAGGATAAATGCATAATAATATATAGCTACAACCCAgaacaaaacaaattacataTACAGTTTACATTTCTCGAAATGGCTAATCAAGAAATATCgacagaataaaaaaatatgtttctgtcCATTCTCTGTTAAAATTAAACTTAAACTTTAAATAGGTATGAGAATATAATAGTTATgagaaatatgtattttgacCTATCTTAGACCATATATATAGATGGCACTAGGAttgattcatatatatataaactgtaactaatttcataattttcagaaGCCTTGATTTCATAattatatcctatatatatttttatatatttttctttattccATTGTAGACTTCTCTTTACTTACACGGCGCCTACCAAAGCCAGAGATGAGTATCTTTAGTACGATAAAAAGTGCAGTTATTACGTCCAGTGGATTAGACTGTCCGGCTTATACTGAAGTGAACAAAAAGGTGAGTAAAGAAAcataatcaataaatcaatcaatcaatcgatcgatcaatcaatcaatcaatcaaccaatcaatcaatcaatcaatcaatcaatcaatttgATCATTCAATCGATCGATCAACTAattatgtatataatcaaatatacTCTATAGCTAATGGCAGCATGGCTGAGTTTTTGGCCTTCTACTTTTCTCTCCGGatcattatttattaatttgaatTCATAAAGGGTTACTAAAATAAATGAGCATGTTTTGCAATTTGGTGCCTTTTAATTCTATTTCTCGAGTTCATTATATCATTACTTTAAGTTGATAAGCTGGAATTCATAAAAGCTGTAAGCCATGCCATAATTTTGTTGACGTATCTCTACTCACAATTGAGATGTCATCAATTGTGAGTGGAGATAGGATGCTTTAAGCTTGTAGGTCGGTGTTTTCATGACAGCTTCCAAAGAATTTCAGAGGAAAAGAAATATAAGTGATAAAGTATGTGTTTTATTTCGAATCCCCTGATTTCAGGATGGGATTGAGGAGAGAAAGTACGCAGCGGCCAAATGGGTGAGCACTAGTGTTCAAGGAATGGATCACGAAAAAGCAAGAAGCGAAGGGTTTCAAAAGCTTTTCAAATACATCACAGGGAACAATAAAGCAGGTGAGGTTCTGAAAGTTATTTCTGTCCTGTTTTAGAATCTTGCATGACTAAAAACTTAAgactaaaattttaatatttgtcaaaataatttgtgtttttccAAAAAAAAGACATGTGCATTGTGACAAGTTCAGATTTATGTGTTAAATCGCGTGGAATATTTTAGAATATTCATAATGGTTTTATCTTGCAGAAACCAAAATTGAAATGACCGCTCCAGTCGCCACTCGGATCAATCCAGGGGCAGGTCCTAACTGTGAGAACACGTTCACTGTGTCCTTCTATATCCCAACCGAGCACCAAGAAAACCCTCCTGAGCCCAGCGATCCTAATGTGTTCATTGAAAACTGGCCCGAACGGACAATACTCAGCCAAGGATTTGGGGGGTTCGCCAAGGAGGAGTCATGGCTAGATCACGCAAAGAAGCTGACATCATGTGTGGAATCCCGAGGGGACAAAGTGAAACAAGATGTCTGGTTTACGGCGGGGTACAATA
This genomic window from Argopecten irradians isolate NY chromosome 11, Ai_NY, whole genome shotgun sequence contains:
- the LOC138335556 gene encoding heme-binding protein 2-like, which produces MSIFSTIKSAVITSSGLDCPAYTEVNKKDGIEERKYAAAKWVSTSVQGMDHEKARSEGFQKLFKYITGNNKAETKIEMTAPVATRINPGAGPNCENTFTVSFYIPTEHQENPPEPSDPNVFIENWPERTILSQGFGGFAKEESWLDHAKKLTSCVESRGDKVKQDVWFTAGYNSPFQLFGRTNEVWFVKE